In Peptostreptococcus equinus, the DNA window TTTATTACAAAGGACAAAAAAGTCTATGTTACTAAGAATATAAAAAATATACTAAAAATTACTAAAAAGAACTATCATCTAGCAAACTAATAATCTCTAAAAAATAAATGGTTTCAGGTATATAAATATATACCTGAAACCATTTTTAATATTTAAATATTTTATAAATTTGGAAGTGCTTTCTTATCAACCTTACCTATTGGTGTTACAGGTAATACGCATAATCTAGAAATATTTTTTGGAATCATATGAGGTGGTAAGTTATTTTCCAGGAATTCTCTTACTTTTTCAGTTGGATAATAATCCTCATATGGTACATAAAATGCATCCAAATATTTTTCTCCATTCTCATCTTCTTTTTTAACTACAACACAGTTTTTAATTTCTGGTATCATAGTAATCATATTCTCTATTTCAAAAATTTCTATTCTTATACCATTGATTTTTATCTGAGAGTCCATACGACCTATTATTGCTATTGTTCCATCAATATCAATCCACTTTGCTAAATCTCCAGTTCTATACATTTTTTTAGTGTATTCATCATGTGCAAATGGATTATCTACAAATGATCTTTTATTTTGTTCCTCATTATTAAGGTAACCATTTGCAATTTGTATTCCAGATAAACAAAGTTCACCAGGAACTCCAATTGCACATACATTATTATTTTTATCTATAATATATGCTTCTGTATTGTAAATAGGCCTACCGACTGGAACTAAATCATAATACTTATCTACATGAAATTTTGTACACAATACCGTGAATTCAGCTGGACCATATTCATTGTAAATATCATAATTTCTTTTTATATATCCCTTAAATTTATCTCCTCCAACTTGTAAAATACGTAAGTTTGGACAAGGACAGTTCATCATAAATAACTTACCCAATATAGATGGAAGTGCCAAAATTGTTACATTCTTTTTTATGCAATAATCTTCGACAGTATATTCATTCTCCCTAGCTGCTTCAGGTAATATGTCTACCCTTGCACCTATTAGAAGATACGGAAATATTTGTTTCATTATGGCATCAAAACTAAAACTTAAATATACACCACATATATCTTTTTCATTAGCATTAATATAATCTATGCTAAAATATGACATATTCATAAGGCTTTCATGCCTTATACTTATACATTTTGGTCTACCACTAGTTCCTGATGTAGATATTCTATAAGCTTCATCCTTGGGATTAATCTTTGTATAAATTTCTTTGATACTTTCTAAATATCCTAAGTTATCTATACACAAATATTTATATTCAGGAAATCCTTTTTCAATTCTATCTGTAAAATACTGAGCCGTAAGTATTAATTTTGCTCTTCCATCTTCTAATAAATAGTTTATTCTTTCATTTGGATTTGTTCTATCTATAGGAAAAAAAACAGCTCCTATTTTTATAATTGATATTGCTGCTAATACAACATTTTTATTTCTACCTTGAATTACAGCAATTGTATCTCCTTTTTCTACACCCATTTCTAAAAGCTTACTTGCAATTTTATCAGTTATTATATCCATATCTCTATAAGTTATATCTTCACTTGAATCAGATATTGCAATATTATTAGGTGTTTTTTTTATTTGATTTTTTAATTTATCTAAATATGATATACTTGGATCAAAATCAAATTTATTTCCATCCAGTATATTAGTGAACATTTCTTCATGTTCCTCTTTCATATTCTGAATGCTATTTAGTCTAATTTCATTATTATTTATAACTTGATTTAATATATATTTGTATAGATAAATTATACTTCTAGCGGTTCTCTTATCATAAAAACATGACTTATATACTAACTTTAGTCTTATTCCATCTTTTATATTAGCTTTCATAAATAAGTCCACTTTTAAATTTTTTTCATCAATAAAAGAATTTGAATTTAATATATCTAAATTAAACATTGTATTTATTAATTTATCATTCATACTACTTTTATATGCATTTGATGAGTACATATAATAGTCAAATTCATCTGATTCATTACTTTGATCCATAACGCTTTTCACTAAGTCCACAAACTTGATATTCTGATTCTTAACATGTATTCTTATAGGAAGCATCATAAGGTTTTTAGCAAAAACTACATCATCTTCGTATGTAAACCTCTGCAATACAATTCCGTATACGGATATTAGTAAAGATTCTATATCTAGTTGATTTTTATCACAGTATTCTAGTATTTTATCATAGTTAGTTTTTTTTATTGTTTTTTGTATTATAGAAAAATTACATGAATCATCCTTTATAAAATCATTAGGAAATCTAGCGAGAGTAATATAATCTTTTAAAAGATTTGACCAATATTTTTCTGCCTTTTCATAATGTTTATTATCAGTCATTATTCTACCCCCTTAACTTTTATTTAGAATAATATAAATAATATTTAAATAAGTATACAAGTATAAGTTCATTATTATACCCGTATACTTATATTCATTTAATCATTAATATATGATGAATTATTATCAATAAAATTTATAATTTTTTCTATGGTCTTAGTCTTTTGTTTCTTTTCTGTGATTAATGCTTTATTATCATTATTTATAAGCTCTATATTAGCAAAATTTGTATTATTTGCTCCTTCTATTTGATAGAAATATGTATTCTTTGATTCACCACTTTTAGTATTTTTATAATTATCATAGTTAATTAGGCCATCTTTAGTACCTGAAATAAAAAGTGTAGGTTTATTAATTAACTTTAAATCATCTCCCTTTGGATATGTTCCCAAGAATATAACTCCCTGAATATTTTCATATTTAGCTGATTCTGACATAACTAAATCCCCAGATTGAGAATGGCCAATGCAGTACCAATTTTTCACATCCAAATTTGTTTCAATAATATTTTCTATTGAAGATTTTGAAAA includes these proteins:
- a CDS encoding AMP-binding protein, with the translated sequence MTDNKHYEKAEKYWSNLLKDYITLARFPNDFIKDDSCNFSIIQKTIKKTNYDKILEYCDKNQLDIESLLISVYGIVLQRFTYEDDVVFAKNLMMLPIRIHVKNQNIKFVDLVKSVMDQSNESDEFDYYMYSSNAYKSSMNDKLINTMFNLDILNSNSFIDEKNLKVDLFMKANIKDGIRLKLVYKSCFYDKRTARSIIYLYKYILNQVINNNEIRLNSIQNMKEEHEEMFTNILDGNKFDFDPSISYLDKLKNQIKKTPNNIAISDSSEDITYRDMDIITDKIASKLLEMGVEKGDTIAVIQGRNKNVVLAAISIIKIGAVFFPIDRTNPNERINYLLEDGRAKLILTAQYFTDRIEKGFPEYKYLCIDNLGYLESIKEIYTKINPKDEAYRISTSGTSGRPKCISIRHESLMNMSYFSIDYINANEKDICGVYLSFSFDAIMKQIFPYLLIGARVDILPEAARENEYTVEDYCIKKNVTILALPSILGKLFMMNCPCPNLRILQVGGDKFKGYIKRNYDIYNEYGPAEFTVLCTKFHVDKYYDLVPVGRPIYNTEAYIIDKNNNVCAIGVPGELCLSGIQIANGYLNNEEQNKRSFVDNPFAHDEYTKKMYRTGDLAKWIDIDGTIAIIGRMDSQIKINGIRIEIFEIENMITMIPEIKNCVVVKKEDENGEKYLDAFYVPYEDYYPTEKVREFLENNLPPHMIPKNISRLCVLPVTPIGKVDKKALPNL